A section of the Ignavibacteriales bacterium genome encodes:
- a CDS encoding glycosyltransferase family 9 protein codes for MDNIPKETDAPKILIVQIGKLGDMILTTPLFSNLKLLYPNCEIHVLASQLNYEIPLYHKDVQNTHIYIKGSLRTIPLLMRLRQNRFDYWIDTKVEYSRTSRTLVRYAKPIRSLGYNNDDNLFDIDLTEYKIGNHAVEINLTPLKVLAPFFTIESKRPTLFIPGKAKEKVKPFLNEIPGKKTLLNISAGKTNRIWGREKWKKLLELFNEDDEWSIIINAYGYDDKEVAKILIEQVKNKNIYWYSGEYMEIAEIVKYCNAVISADTSIVHMASAFNVPVVDMFTNVKWNIERFAPLSDKSEIIVSEDKDSLKTITPEMVFRAFEELKIS; via the coding sequence ATGGATAACATACCGAAAGAGACAGATGCTCCAAAAATACTCATAGTTCAGATCGGAAAACTGGGTGACATGATACTTACTACTCCCCTGTTTTCCAATCTGAAACTCCTTTATCCAAATTGCGAAATACATGTCCTCGCCAGCCAACTGAATTACGAAATTCCACTTTACCATAAAGACGTCCAAAACACTCATATATATATAAAAGGCTCACTGCGGACGATTCCGTTATTGATGAGATTGCGGCAGAATAGATTCGATTATTGGATAGATACGAAGGTAGAATACTCAAGAACTTCAAGAACTCTTGTCCGTTATGCAAAGCCGATACGATCCCTCGGTTATAACAATGATGATAACCTCTTCGACATCGACCTGACTGAATACAAGATCGGCAATCATGCTGTTGAAATAAATCTTACACCACTAAAGGTTCTTGCGCCTTTTTTTACAATTGAGAGTAAACGCCCAACTTTATTCATACCCGGCAAAGCAAAGGAGAAAGTAAAACCATTCCTGAATGAAATACCCGGAAAGAAAACTCTTCTGAATATCTCCGCCGGAAAAACAAATAGGATCTGGGGCAGAGAAAAATGGAAAAAACTGCTGGAGCTTTTTAATGAGGACGATGAATGGAGCATAATAATAAACGCATACGGGTATGATGACAAAGAAGTTGCTAAAATACTTATCGAACAGGTCAAAAACAAAAATATCTATTGGTATTCAGGCGAATATATGGAAATTGCAGAAATTGTAAAATATTGTAATGCCGTAATATCTGCTGATACATCTATTGTACATATGGCATCAGCTTTTAATGTACCCGTTGTGGATATGTTTACTAATGTAAAGTGGAATATCGAGAGATTTGCTCCCCTCTCTGATAAAAGCGAGATAATTGTATCGGAAGATAAGGACTCCCTTAAAACAATAACGCCCGAAATGGTATTCCGGGCGTTCGAAGAATTGAAAATATCTTAG
- a CDS encoding dipeptidase, with protein sequence MEDTIKYIDDNKDVFLNELMEFLRIPSISTNPENKGDVKKAAEFVKSKMEEAGLENVKIFETPGHPVVYGDWLHAGDDAPTVLVYGHYDVQPVDPLDLWTNPPFEPIIKGDKIYARGATDDKGQFFIHIKSIQSHLKTHGKLPVNVKVISEGEEEIGSEHLDQFIKDNKDLLKCDYVLVSDTSMHSEEHPSICYALRGLCYMEVRLTGPNRDLHSGSFGGAVDNPINALAHIICKLKDDKGKIQIPGFYDDVLELTSAEREEYTKLPFDEEGYKKDLDIEEVFGEEGYSTLERDSARPTLDCNGIWGGFQGEGAKTVLPSKAGAKISMRLVADQDPLKVEKQFTDYVMSITPKTMKVEVKGMHHAKPALTPIDTEAMKAAVTAMKKAYGKDPIFMREGGSIPVVETFQTLLGAPTILLGFGLPTENTHSPNENFDLRNFYKGIKTISYYYDELSKINK encoded by the coding sequence ATGGAAGATACTATTAAATACATAGACGATAACAAGGATGTATTTCTTAATGAGCTTATGGAGTTCTTGAGAATACCTTCTATTAGTACAAATCCTGAAAACAAAGGTGACGTCAAAAAAGCTGCTGAATTCGTTAAGTCTAAAATGGAGGAAGCGGGACTTGAAAACGTCAAAATATTTGAAACACCCGGTCACCCCGTAGTTTACGGAGATTGGCTTCACGCAGGGGATGATGCCCCGACGGTTCTTGTTTACGGACACTATGACGTACAGCCTGTAGACCCGCTTGATCTTTGGACTAACCCGCCTTTTGAACCAATAATAAAGGGGGACAAGATATATGCGCGGGGTGCAACAGATGATAAAGGACAATTCTTTATACACATAAAAAGCATCCAGTCTCATCTCAAAACGCATGGAAAACTTCCGGTCAACGTTAAAGTTATATCGGAAGGGGAAGAAGAGATCGGCAGTGAGCATCTCGACCAGTTCATAAAGGATAACAAGGATCTGCTGAAGTGTGACTATGTACTTGTGTCCGATACGTCGATGCATAGCGAAGAACATCCATCAATATGTTATGCATTAAGGGGATTATGTTATATGGAAGTAAGGCTCACTGGTCCTAATCGTGACCTGCATTCAGGAAGTTTCGGAGGTGCTGTAGATAATCCTATTAATGCCCTTGCACATATAATCTGTAAATTAAAGGACGATAAAGGAAAGATACAGATCCCCGGATTTTATGATGACGTGCTTGAGCTGACTTCCGCAGAAAGAGAAGAATATACTAAGTTACCCTTTGACGAGGAAGGATACAAAAAAGATCTTGATATAGAAGAAGTCTTCGGTGAAGAGGGCTACTCGACACTTGAAAGAGATTCTGCAAGACCGACACTTGACTGTAATGGTATATGGGGCGGTTTCCAGGGTGAAGGTGCAAAGACAGTCCTCCCGTCAAAAGCCGGGGCGAAGATCTCAATGAGGCTGGTTGCCGATCAGGATCCGCTAAAAGTTGAAAAGCAATTTACAGATTATGTTATGAGTATTACTCCAAAGACAATGAAGGTAGAAGTAAAGGGAATGCATCACGCTAAACCTGCGCTTACACCGATTGATACGGAAGCAATGAAAGCTGCAGTTACTGCGATGAAGAAAGCCTACGGAAAAGACCCCATATTTATGCGCGAAGGCGGCTCTATTCCGGTTGTAGAGACCTTTCAGACCCTCCTTGGAGCACCTACGATATTGCTAGGGTTTGGATTACCGACAGAAAATACACATTCTCCGAATGAAAATTTTGATTTAAGGAATTTCTATAAGGGAATAAAAACCATATCTTACTATTACGACGAATTGTCAAAAATTAATAAATAA